A window of Rubricoccus marinus contains these coding sequences:
- a CDS encoding serine/threonine-protein kinase codes for MESPALPDVIDRYRVLGTLGRGGMGVVYRARDERLDREVALKMLPDEDRASEESRQRLLVEARAAARIDHPNVCAIYEVGETDDGRAFVAMGCYDGETLRDRLRRGPLAPEDVAELGRQIAGGLAAAHARGIVHRDLKPSNIFLCESDRLTAKILDFGIAKVEGTDLTKSGVTSGTLFYAAPEQMHGRAESRSDLWSLGVVLYEALTGRRPFEGSYEAATLYAILHEAPAPLPVGTPEPLASVVMRLLEKAPEERFASAREVEKVLTDSPVTPEARRRAARPRWVGGAVGTALALIILLGWSFWPASSANALPDEIHLAMLGFTPAASGDDEQAFAVGFEEALSSGITQLLVDSRDWVVPPREVRAQEVESASEARDELGANLALSGTVLQKGGRVYLTLNLLDTRTSRQIQSVLIQMAASAVGELQTRALQAISEMLGLEGEASTSAHLARGSSNPDALKHYMDGLGYLEQNADNDDLGRAVSLFESAIQQDPTFSLAYARLGEASLQQYEVTRDSSWIGRAETAGRRAVALDPGEPLAYVALSRFYRATGRYPRATQAASRAVDLYPTSFDALLALARAKQASADIKGAEEAFRKAIRVRSNLWTGYAELGYFLFGMGRYQEAIEQFGEVMRLVPANSQGYAAQGGVYHQLARQAAASGDEALSDEMYAKAGERYEEGLARRKTSGAYSNFASFLLEQGRVAEAIQAYRQALDINSADHRLWANLASALDEAPGKERERTGAIRKAASAAEASLRVNPQDAQVLASLAVYREELGQKDAARAAAIKAADLAPADLRTQYNLFSVFEKTGDRDRALEHLARAFEGGYSLSDIDDTADFSSLRSDPRFAKLRARSQDSR; via the coding sequence GTGGAGTCCCCCGCGCTTCCTGACGTGATCGACCGGTACCGCGTGCTCGGCACGCTGGGACGGGGCGGGATGGGGGTGGTGTACCGGGCCCGGGACGAGCGCCTGGACCGCGAGGTCGCGCTGAAGATGTTGCCCGACGAGGACCGCGCCAGCGAGGAGTCCCGTCAGAGGCTCCTCGTCGAAGCCCGCGCGGCCGCGCGGATCGACCACCCCAACGTCTGCGCCATCTATGAGGTGGGGGAGACCGACGACGGCCGCGCCTTTGTCGCCATGGGCTGTTACGACGGCGAGACGCTCCGCGACCGGCTGCGCCGCGGGCCTCTGGCGCCAGAGGACGTTGCCGAGCTCGGCCGGCAGATCGCGGGCGGTTTGGCCGCGGCGCACGCCAGAGGCATCGTCCACCGCGACCTCAAGCCGTCCAACATCTTCCTGTGCGAGAGTGACCGGCTGACGGCCAAGATCCTCGACTTTGGGATCGCGAAGGTGGAGGGCACGGACCTTACCAAGTCCGGCGTCACATCGGGGACGTTGTTCTATGCGGCCCCGGAGCAGATGCACGGGCGCGCGGAGTCGCGCTCGGATCTGTGGTCGCTCGGCGTCGTGCTCTACGAAGCGCTTACCGGCCGCCGCCCGTTCGAGGGCAGCTATGAGGCTGCCACGCTCTACGCCATTTTGCACGAGGCACCTGCGCCGCTCCCCGTAGGGACGCCCGAGCCTCTGGCGTCGGTCGTGATGCGGCTATTGGAGAAGGCGCCGGAGGAACGATTCGCGTCCGCACGGGAAGTGGAGAAGGTGCTGACAGACTCGCCGGTCACGCCAGAGGCCCGGCGCCGGGCCGCTCGGCCTCGGTGGGTGGGCGGCGCGGTCGGCACGGCGCTCGCGCTGATCATCCTTCTCGGGTGGTCGTTCTGGCCCGCGTCCTCAGCCAATGCACTCCCCGATGAGATCCACCTCGCGATGCTCGGGTTCACGCCGGCGGCCTCTGGCGACGACGAGCAGGCGTTCGCCGTCGGTTTTGAGGAGGCGCTATCCAGCGGGATCACCCAGCTTTTGGTTGATAGCCGCGATTGGGTCGTGCCCCCCCGCGAGGTGCGCGCGCAGGAGGTTGAGAGCGCATCCGAGGCCCGTGATGAACTCGGCGCCAACCTCGCCCTTTCGGGGACTGTTCTGCAAAAGGGAGGGCGCGTGTATCTGACGCTCAACCTCCTCGACACGCGGACGAGCCGCCAGATCCAGTCCGTTCTTATCCAGATGGCGGCATCGGCGGTGGGGGAGCTGCAGACGAGGGCGCTGCAAGCTATTAGCGAGATGCTGGGGCTCGAAGGCGAGGCCTCCACCTCAGCCCACCTCGCCAGAGGTTCCTCCAATCCCGATGCACTGAAGCACTATATGGACGGACTCGGGTATCTCGAACAGAACGCGGATAACGACGACCTCGGCCGCGCAGTGTCCCTTTTCGAGAGCGCGATCCAGCAGGACCCTACGTTCTCGCTCGCCTACGCCCGCCTAGGAGAAGCCAGCCTCCAACAGTACGAGGTCACGCGCGATTCCTCTTGGATCGGCAGGGCCGAGACCGCCGGTCGCCGCGCCGTCGCCCTCGACCCCGGCGAGCCTCTGGCGTACGTCGCGCTATCGCGCTTCTACCGCGCCACCGGGCGCTACCCCCGCGCCACGCAAGCGGCCAGCCGAGCAGTGGACCTTTATCCAACGAGCTTCGACGCGCTGCTCGCCCTCGCGAGAGCCAAGCAGGCCTCCGCCGACATTAAGGGCGCAGAAGAGGCCTTTCGGAAGGCCATTCGGGTTCGCTCCAATCTCTGGACGGGCTACGCTGAACTGGGCTACTTCCTCTTTGGGATGGGGCGTTACCAAGAGGCGATCGAACAGTTTGGAGAGGTCATGCGATTAGTTCCTGCTAACTCGCAAGGCTATGCCGCTCAGGGAGGCGTGTATCACCAACTGGCTCGGCAGGCAGCGGCTTCTGGCGACGAGGCCCTCTCGGATGAGATGTACGCAAAAGCTGGGGAGAGGTACGAAGAGGGACTAGCGCGGCGAAAAACGTCGGGCGCGTACTCCAACTTTGCCTCGTTCCTGTTGGAACAGGGGCGAGTCGCCGAGGCCATTCAAGCATACCGACAGGCTCTCGACATTAACAGCGCAGATCACAGGCTGTGGGCGAACCTCGCTTCAGCCTTGGATGAGGCGCCAGGGAAAGAACGTGAGCGCACTGGCGCGATTCGCAAGGCTGCTTCAGCTGCCGAGGCAAGCCTCCGAGTCAACCCCCAGGACGCGCAGGTTCTCGCCTCTCTCGCGGTCTACCGGGAAGAGCTTGGCCAAAAGGACGCGGCACGCGCTGCTGCTATCAAAGCCGCTGACCTAGCTCCGGCCGACCTCCGAACACAGTACAACCTTTTCTCCGTCTTCGAGAAGACCGGCGACCGAGACCGCGCCCTAGAGCACCTCGCTCGCGCGTTTGAGGGGGGCTACTCCCTCTCGGACATTGATGACACCGCGGACTTCTCAAGCCTGCGAAGCGACCCGCGTTTCGCAAAACTACGCGCGAGATCCCAAGACTCGCGCTAA
- a CDS encoding PD40 domain-containing protein produces the protein MRLLLLAALTAAPFLSPEAQSLRASGPAVPLAGSADAPLAHARWSPAGDALLATRPNHDGLWLVTPEGESRQVREGSAYAAEWSPDGTAILLRADRQDGPRRDHAVAMIDLASGETTLLSDWRATMPTLPRWSADGSQALLLEASGAVERFETGRAVEAGFAAASGSAFLLAESGTVAASAATDAPLAPLGGARLLNLTPSPDRQRLAFEAMGGNLYVVNADGSGLTDLGVGYEPTWSPDGQWVAFMRTEDDGHQMLAADLYAARADGSALMQLTDASGLEMNPSWSPDGTRLAFDDGQTVYLLPLFE, from the coding sequence ATGCGTTTGCTTCTCCTCGCCGCCCTCACCGCGGCGCCCTTTCTCTCGCCAGAGGCTCAGAGCCTCCGCGCCAGCGGCCCGGCCGTGCCCCTGGCGGGCTCCGCCGATGCGCCTCTTGCGCACGCTCGCTGGTCCCCCGCCGGCGACGCGCTGCTCGCCACACGGCCCAACCACGACGGACTCTGGCTCGTGACGCCGGAAGGCGAGAGCCGCCAGGTACGCGAGGGATCGGCCTACGCCGCCGAGTGGAGCCCCGACGGGACAGCCATCCTCCTCAGGGCGGACCGGCAGGACGGCCCGCGCCGCGACCACGCCGTCGCGATGATCGACCTCGCCTCTGGCGAGACGACACTGCTCAGCGACTGGCGCGCGACGATGCCCACGCTGCCGCGCTGGTCCGCCGACGGCTCGCAGGCGCTCCTGCTGGAGGCGTCCGGCGCCGTGGAGCGCTTCGAAACCGGCCGCGCTGTGGAGGCGGGCTTTGCCGCCGCCAGCGGCTCGGCGTTCCTGCTCGCGGAGTCCGGGACCGTCGCCGCCAGCGCGGCAACGGACGCGCCTCTGGCGCCACTCGGTGGCGCGCGCCTGCTCAACCTGACGCCCTCCCCCGACCGCCAGCGGCTCGCCTTTGAGGCCATGGGCGGCAACCTGTACGTCGTGAACGCGGACGGCTCCGGCCTCACCGATCTCGGCGTCGGCTACGAGCCCACGTGGAGCCCGGACGGCCAGTGGGTCGCTTTCATGCGGACGGAGGACGACGGGCACCAGATGCTCGCCGCAGACCTCTACGCCGCACGCGCCGACGGCTCCGCGCTCATGCAGTTGACTGACGCCAGCGGCCTCGAAATGAACCCCTCCTGGTCGCCCGACGGCACGCGCCTCGCCTTCGACGACGGCCAGACTGTTTACCTCCTCCCCCTCTTTGAGTAG
- a CDS encoding Ig-like domain-containing protein — MPRLSFFALGLALLTLAPLAPEAQEVTGLSDFSIFLDPGHSQNENVGFAGYSEARKTLRVGLALKDMLETRTDIGGVFMSRTTDQESVSLSQRTTTANASGADYFHSIHSNAAGPTTNYLFVLWAQLPNGNEPNAPYAGGRQMAETMGPNFAEAMRIGTRGTNGGFGECDFYGAGSCGNGVKGSRNFVQRNSLMPSTLSEAGFHTSTTQNPRNMNADWKVLEAQSMFWAILEYNGLTRTPDRIATGIITDGESGIPVNGATVEIAGRSYTTDTYESLFNQYSSDPDLLHNGFYYLPDMPAGTHAVTITAPGYRTATGQIAMLEGEFSFFDAELTSNVPPVVEASTPEADDPAFRITDNIEIAFSRPMDRAATEAAFSLAPASGGDEVAGAFRWSDNDTRMVFDPTDDLMAETLFALTIAGTAEGTAGDALDGNGDGTGGDAFAVTFTSGFPDATPPRIVAVYPANNSTDVERLPLLTLTYSEPIEAATVDGRVSLVPASGGAAVSGSVQYKRLGERSAISFFPDAPLAAGTAYRLEVAPGLRDLFLNEQTNLQRLTFTTGAQTALATVMDNFEGDVADDWWEPQQSGSTTGIVTDSTSSVATDELASGLYGGDSSFRIDYGWNLNDPSWLVRQYRNVSPPQADTFTASSTLRAAVFGDGSGTLFRFAVRDQGSIEVSPWRAIDWIGWRDITWDITADGTGSWISPDGTVDGNAYFDSIQLSYDASAASAPYGQIWVDDLQIVSFTSVAGEEAPEAAVLALGDPYPNPVRTRATVGFTLGTPAPVTAVVYSATGAEVATLASGETWGAGEHQMEWDASTVASGVYFVRIQAAGQTETARLTVVR, encoded by the coding sequence ATGCCCCGCCTTTCATTCTTCGCGCTCGGCCTCGCGCTGCTTACCCTCGCGCCTCTGGCGCCAGAGGCCCAGGAGGTCACGGGCCTCTCGGACTTCTCCATCTTCCTTGACCCCGGGCACAGCCAGAACGAGAACGTCGGCTTTGCCGGCTACTCCGAGGCGCGCAAGACGCTCCGCGTCGGCCTCGCGCTCAAGGACATGCTGGAGACGCGCACCGACATCGGCGGCGTGTTCATGTCCCGCACCACGGACCAGGAGTCCGTCTCGCTTTCGCAGCGCACGACGACCGCGAACGCCTCTGGCGCGGACTACTTCCACTCCATCCACTCCAACGCCGCCGGCCCCACCACGAACTACCTCTTCGTGCTCTGGGCGCAGCTCCCCAACGGCAACGAGCCCAACGCGCCGTACGCCGGCGGACGCCAGATGGCGGAGACCATGGGCCCCAACTTCGCCGAGGCCATGCGCATCGGTACGCGGGGCACCAACGGCGGCTTCGGCGAGTGCGACTTCTACGGCGCAGGCTCCTGCGGCAACGGCGTCAAGGGCTCTCGCAACTTCGTGCAGCGCAACTCCTTGATGCCCTCCACGCTGAGTGAAGCCGGTTTCCACACCAGCACGACTCAGAACCCGCGCAACATGAACGCGGACTGGAAGGTGCTGGAGGCGCAGTCCATGTTCTGGGCCATCCTGGAATACAACGGCCTCACCCGCACGCCCGACCGCATCGCGACGGGCATCATCACCGACGGCGAGAGCGGCATCCCGGTCAACGGCGCGACGGTCGAGATCGCGGGCCGGAGCTACACCACCGACACGTACGAAAGCCTCTTCAACCAGTACAGCTCCGATCCGGACCTGCTGCACAACGGCTTCTACTACCTGCCGGACATGCCCGCCGGTACGCACGCCGTGACCATCACCGCACCCGGCTACCGCACGGCTACAGGCCAGATCGCGATGCTGGAAGGCGAGTTCTCGTTTTTCGACGCCGAGCTGACCTCCAACGTCCCGCCTGTCGTGGAGGCGTCCACTCCAGAGGCCGACGATCCGGCCTTCCGCATCACAGACAACATCGAGATCGCCTTCTCGCGCCCGATGGACCGCGCGGCGACCGAGGCCGCGTTCTCGCTCGCGCCCGCCTCTGGCGGCGACGAGGTCGCCGGCGCGTTCCGCTGGTCGGACAATGACACCCGCATGGTGTTTGACCCCACGGACGATCTGATGGCGGAGACGTTGTTCGCGCTCACCATCGCGGGCACCGCCGAAGGCACTGCTGGCGACGCTCTGGACGGAAACGGCGACGGGACCGGCGGAGACGCCTTTGCCGTCACCTTCACGTCGGGCTTCCCCGACGCGACGCCTCCGCGCATCGTGGCTGTATACCCTGCCAACAACTCCACCGATGTAGAGCGGCTTCCCCTGCTGACGCTCACCTACTCCGAGCCCATCGAGGCTGCGACCGTTGACGGCCGCGTAAGCTTGGTGCCGGCCTCTGGCGGCGCAGCCGTCTCCGGGTCGGTGCAGTACAAGCGCCTTGGCGAGAGGAGCGCGATCAGCTTTTTCCCTGACGCGCCGCTGGCGGCGGGCACCGCTTACCGCCTCGAAGTAGCCCCCGGCCTGCGCGATCTGTTCCTCAACGAGCAGACCAACCTGCAGCGCCTCACCTTCACGACAGGCGCCCAAACAGCTCTCGCCACGGTCATGGACAACTTTGAAGGTGACGTGGCCGACGATTGGTGGGAGCCCCAGCAAAGCGGCTCCACAACGGGCATTGTGACCGACTCGACCTCCTCCGTCGCTACCGACGAGCTCGCCAGCGGTCTCTACGGAGGCGATTCCTCGTTCCGGATCGACTACGGCTGGAACCTCAACGATCCATCTTGGCTGGTCCGCCAGTACCGGAACGTCTCGCCCCCACAGGCCGACACGTTCACGGCATCGTCTACACTTCGCGCCGCCGTTTTCGGAGACGGCAGCGGCACGCTGTTTCGCTTCGCCGTTCGCGATCAGGGCAGCATCGAGGTAAGCCCTTGGCGCGCCATTGATTGGATCGGCTGGCGTGACATCACGTGGGACATCACCGCCGACGGGACGGGAAGCTGGATCAGCCCTGATGGCACCGTTGACGGGAACGCCTACTTCGATTCTATCCAACTCTCCTACGACGCCTCGGCGGCGAGCGCGCCGTACGGCCAGATCTGGGTGGACGATCTCCAAATCGTCTCCTTCACGTCCGTAGCGGGCGAGGAAGCGCCCGAGGCCGCCGTTCTCGCCCTCGGGGACCCGTACCCCAACCCGGTCCGCACCCGCGCCACCGTTGGGTTCACGCTCGGCACCCCTGCGCCCGTAACGGCGGTCGTCTACAGCGCGACCGGCGCTGAAGTCGCGACGCTCGCCTCTGGCGAGACGTGGGGCGCCGGCGAGCACCAGATGGAATGGGACGCGAGCACTGTCGCGTCGGGCGTGTACTTCGTCCGCATCCAGGCTGCGGGCCAGACCGAGACCGCGCGCCTCACGGTCGTCCGGTAA
- a CDS encoding family 10 glycosylhydrolase, with product MRALSLFLLAALIAGGTTAEAQSLVTPVGPKQEFRGAWIATVINLDWPNSRNGSTFGQQAELRSMLDQLQASGVNAVMFQVRAESDALYQSDLEPWSYWLTGEQGVAPDPYYDPLEFVIEEAHARGMELHAWLNPYRADRGSSYPKADNHVTNTNPEWLLEFGDIKIYNPGLQAARDRMATVVADIVRRYDVDGMHIDDYFYPYPPNNISNQDADTFQADPRGFVSIGDWRRDNVNLMVAQVQDSINALKPEVKWGVSPFGIWKNGVPSGISGLDAYNTIYADAVSWMDNETVDYLAPQTYWAFGGGQDFGRLAPWWGEQRNDRHVYPGLGLYRSDNNTYSGARFQPNEIPRQIRLTREDENLQGHILFRAKNVSLYASQGFRDSLKTDLYRRAALTPTMAWKSLDAPGTPGPLASEWTGALDVTLTWSAPTDGAAETRRYAVYKILSEGEPNLAMALEDPANLVAVTGETTFVDRPNADALNWYYVVRAVSSNSIEGAPSNIVMIEGRDTASEAGPAPLASLLPPRPNPFSRETEVAFTLREPGRVTLRVMDVLGREVSVLVDDEPRAAGAQSVTWDARSNGAAVASGTYVIVLDADGDRQTRAVTVVR from the coding sequence ATGCGAGCCCTTTCCCTTTTCCTCCTCGCCGCGTTGATCGCGGGAGGTACCACCGCAGAGGCTCAGTCTCTGGTCACACCGGTGGGACCCAAGCAGGAGTTCCGCGGCGCGTGGATCGCGACCGTCATCAACCTGGACTGGCCCAATAGCCGAAACGGAAGCACGTTCGGCCAGCAAGCTGAGCTCCGAAGCATGCTGGACCAACTGCAGGCCTCTGGCGTGAACGCCGTCATGTTCCAAGTGAGAGCCGAGAGCGACGCCTTGTACCAGTCGGATCTGGAACCATGGTCCTACTGGTTGACTGGCGAGCAGGGCGTCGCACCCGATCCCTACTACGACCCACTGGAGTTCGTCATCGAAGAGGCGCACGCGCGAGGCATGGAGCTCCACGCATGGCTCAACCCATACCGTGCGGATCGGGGGTCCTCCTATCCCAAGGCCGATAACCACGTGACCAATACCAACCCGGAGTGGTTGCTCGAGTTCGGCGACATCAAGATCTACAATCCGGGATTGCAGGCCGCACGGGACCGGATGGCGACCGTCGTTGCTGACATCGTTCGTCGGTACGACGTAGACGGGATGCACATCGACGATTACTTCTACCCGTACCCGCCGAACAACATCTCGAACCAAGATGCGGACACGTTCCAAGCGGATCCCCGAGGCTTCGTGAGCATTGGGGATTGGCGGCGTGACAACGTGAACCTCATGGTGGCGCAGGTGCAGGACAGCATCAACGCGCTCAAGCCGGAGGTGAAGTGGGGCGTGAGTCCGTTCGGGATTTGGAAGAACGGCGTCCCTTCAGGTATCTCGGGACTAGACGCTTACAACACGATCTACGCTGACGCCGTCTCGTGGATGGACAACGAGACCGTGGACTACCTCGCGCCCCAGACGTACTGGGCATTCGGAGGAGGGCAGGACTTCGGCCGCCTCGCACCATGGTGGGGGGAGCAGCGCAATGACCGCCACGTGTACCCTGGCCTCGGCCTCTACCGCTCTGATAACAACACGTACAGCGGCGCTCGATTCCAGCCCAACGAGATCCCACGTCAGATCCGGCTCACGCGCGAAGATGAGAACCTCCAGGGGCACATCCTCTTCCGGGCGAAAAATGTCTCGCTGTACGCTTCCCAGGGCTTCCGCGATTCCTTGAAGACGGACCTGTACCGCCGTGCCGCACTCACGCCAACGATGGCATGGAAAAGCCTGGATGCCCCCGGCACACCAGGGCCTCTGGCGTCCGAGTGGACGGGCGCGTTGGACGTGACACTGACGTGGAGCGCGCCGACGGACGGCGCCGCCGAGACGCGCCGCTACGCCGTCTACAAGATCCTCTCAGAAGGGGAGCCCAACCTCGCGATGGCGCTGGAAGACCCGGCCAACCTCGTGGCCGTGACGGGGGAGACGACGTTCGTAGACCGGCCCAACGCGGATGCGCTGAACTGGTACTACGTCGTTCGCGCTGTGAGCTCTAACTCCATTGAGGGGGCACCGAGCAACATCGTGATGATCGAAGGGCGCGACACGGCAAGCGAAGCCGGACCAGCGCCTCTGGCGTCATTACTGCCGCCGCGTCCGAACCCGTTCTCGCGCGAGACCGAGGTGGCGTTTACGCTCCGGGAGCCTGGCCGCGTCACGCTCCGCGTGATGGACGTGCTCGGCCGCGAGGTCAGCGTTCTCGTAGACGATGAGCCCCGCGCCGCGGGTGCTCAGTCCGTAACGTGGGACGCTCGCTCGAACGGAGCGGCCGTCGCCAGCGGCACGTACGTGATCGTGCTGGACGCCGATGGCGACCGCCAGACGCGCGCGGTCACGGTGGTTCGCTAG
- a CDS encoding FlgD immunoglobulin-like domain containing protein, with product MWTQSYYPFTGDSVAVSPFPTGDTADCNATTGNCRVTTLRVYKADGTPASFSPIATVTLPGGEADTLGGSLVRNSDGALNWSYDTGRGLRVVNDNVYAIFFNTVYKMDTSGNVLDVLTPTILDTRGTAGPAVDNAGDLYLTGVFPGDPVAKYSGSTLDFIENLQNPSLGFNRTLFAYPDGNTVIVPNYSAKVATVLQRPDDLTPYDSLTIAFEGMAVESMAIHPTSGKVWASAGSPNDLPTGYWTDANGVERRYQPHTWYEFDANDVLTDPTPAPSDSIVWNNPGDGRPRAIAFNPEGTVAYVGEFNLASPALQKFTFAGTAVQSGPEVDGVTLHQNVPNPFNGSTDITFELDNPATVKVQVYDVTGREVRTLAQGPRASGSHTVTFDATGLAGGVYVFALEVDGQRVSRRMLHMR from the coding sequence GTGTGGACCCAGTCCTACTACCCGTTCACCGGCGATAGCGTCGCGGTCAGCCCGTTCCCAACGGGGGACACCGCTGACTGCAACGCGACCACCGGAAACTGCCGCGTTACGACCCTGCGGGTTTACAAGGCTGACGGAACGCCAGCTTCCTTCTCGCCGATCGCTACCGTAACGCTGCCTGGCGGTGAGGCGGATACCCTCGGTGGAAGCTTGGTCCGCAACAGCGATGGCGCCCTGAACTGGTCGTACGACACGGGACGCGGTCTGCGCGTTGTCAATGACAACGTGTACGCCATCTTCTTTAACACGGTGTACAAGATGGACACCAGCGGTAACGTCCTGGACGTCCTCACGCCGACCATCCTGGATACCCGCGGAACCGCAGGACCGGCCGTCGACAACGCTGGAGACCTATACCTCACGGGCGTTTTCCCTGGTGACCCCGTCGCCAAGTACAGCGGCTCTACGCTGGACTTTATCGAGAACCTCCAGAACCCCTCGCTCGGTTTCAACCGCACGCTGTTCGCGTACCCAGATGGCAACACCGTCATCGTGCCGAACTACAGCGCTAAGGTGGCAACGGTGCTCCAGCGCCCGGACGACCTCACGCCGTACGATTCGCTGACCATCGCGTTTGAGGGCATGGCTGTTGAGTCCATGGCTATTCACCCGACGAGTGGCAAGGTTTGGGCAAGCGCAGGCAGCCCGAACGACCTGCCAACCGGCTACTGGACCGACGCGAACGGTGTTGAGCGCCGCTACCAGCCGCACACGTGGTACGAGTTCGACGCCAACGATGTCCTCACGGACCCGACTCCGGCTCCTTCGGATTCGATCGTCTGGAACAACCCCGGTGACGGCCGCCCCCGCGCGATCGCGTTCAACCCGGAAGGCACCGTCGCGTACGTCGGTGAGTTCAACCTCGCGTCCCCCGCACTGCAGAAGTTCACTTTCGCAGGCACGGCCGTTCAGAGCGGTCCGGAGGTCGACGGCGTGACGCTTCACCAGAACGTCCCGAACCCGTTCAACGGCTCCACGGACATCACGTTTGAGCTCGACAATCCGGCGACGGTCAAGGTCCAGGTCTACGACGTGACGGGCCGTGAGGTCCGCACGCTTGCCCAGGGACCGCGCGCCAGCGGCTCTCACACGGTCACGTTCGATGCAACCGGCCTCGCTGGCGGCGTCTACGTGTTCGCACTGGAAGTTGACGGCCAGCGCGTCAGCCGTCGCATGCTCCACATGCGGTAG
- a CDS encoding IPT/TIG domain-containing protein produces MRLAPLSFLLAIALLTGCDGGPGSSLYDPDRPSLADPVISNVTTDDPIVLAGIDVITIEGQNFSTVPSENLVYFENGNGDFARGEVIEASATRLRVKTPNFPGATLNLRISVVGAENYSSPMVFGLTAAVEVFGAVVTSEAEEVVALTRDNDGNLIAALQRNGDAQGIFAFDETSGERTRVAEAARPWVDLTYNTDGTLIGVLSNRAIYSIPATGVGSVFAAAAAAEQPPAFTVVANASGDAVWAAGAEPAPGTGEPAPQTRFYKFAADRSYTVSTPQVGGAAFTGVVRDMIVRDGALYVASQSTSTSRVVRFPIDASGDLGAGEVVYTPPTGSVTSIAFAADGTMYVGTTNRTNPIYEVTAGGVGSPLYPGVITGPVRALAWDGSTGLYYSTPVVPGATPEAAPTPAQLYKLETRRQGAP; encoded by the coding sequence ATGCGCCTCGCGCCCCTCTCTTTCCTGCTCGCGATCGCGCTTCTCACGGGGTGCGACGGCGGCCCCGGAAGTAGCCTTTACGATCCAGACCGCCCTTCGCTGGCGGACCCCGTCATCTCGAACGTGACCACCGATGACCCCATCGTTCTGGCGGGCATTGACGTCATCACCATTGAGGGCCAGAACTTCTCGACTGTCCCGAGCGAGAACCTCGTGTACTTCGAGAACGGCAACGGGGACTTCGCCAGAGGCGAGGTGATTGAAGCGTCGGCAACCCGCTTGCGGGTGAAGACTCCCAACTTCCCTGGCGCGACGCTCAACCTGCGGATCAGCGTGGTGGGCGCCGAGAACTACAGCTCTCCGATGGTCTTCGGGCTTACCGCAGCGGTGGAGGTTTTCGGCGCCGTCGTGACCTCCGAAGCCGAGGAGGTTGTCGCTCTGACACGTGATAACGACGGCAACCTTATCGCCGCACTCCAGCGCAACGGCGACGCGCAGGGCATCTTCGCATTCGACGAAACCTCTGGCGAGAGGACGCGAGTCGCCGAGGCCGCTCGGCCGTGGGTGGACCTCACTTACAACACCGACGGCACGTTGATCGGGGTGCTGAGCAACCGCGCGATCTACTCCATTCCGGCTACAGGCGTGGGATCTGTGTTTGCGGCAGCGGCAGCGGCAGAGCAACCGCCCGCATTCACCGTCGTCGCAAACGCCTCTGGCGACGCGGTCTGGGCCGCTGGCGCGGAGCCCGCTCCTGGAACGGGAGAACCGGCGCCCCAAACCCGCTTCTACAAGTTCGCTGCGGACCGTTCCTATACGGTTTCTACCCCGCAAGTCGGGGGCGCAGCATTCACCGGCGTAGTGAGAGACATGATCGTGCGCGATGGAGCTCTGTACGTCGCCTCCCAAAGCACATCTACGAGCCGCGTGGTCCGTTTCCCCATCGACGCCTCTGGCGATCTTGGAGCGGGAGAAGTGGTGTACACGCCGCCAACGGGAAGCGTGACGTCCATCGCCTTCGCTGCTGACGGCACGATGTACGTCGGCACAACGAACCGCACGAACCCGATCTACGAGGTCACGGCCGGAGGGGTCGGAAGCCCGCTATACCCTGGGGTCATCACCGGTCCGGTCCGGGCCCTTGCATGGGACGGCAGTACCGGCCTGTATTACTCGACGCCAGTCGTTCCAGGCGCTACGCCAGAAGCCGCACCCACGCCGGCCCAACTCTACAAACTCGAAACGCGACGTCAAGGAGCCCCTTAG